The Planctomycetia bacterium region TCCCATTCTTCGATCGAGAACAGGCAGTTGCGAATCTGTCCTTCCGCCGTGACGCGCAGGCGATTGCAATCGCCGCAGAAGGATTGCGTGACGGGGTTGATAAAACCAATCCGCCCGATGCCGTCGGCGAAATAATAATCGGTGGCCGGTTGACTCGGATCGGGGCGATCGGCCGGGATCAAGTCGCCGAACTCGGCTTCCAGCAAACGGCGAATCTCCTCGCCGGACAATACCTGTTCATTCTGCCAATGCTGTTCGGCGTCGAGCGGCATGAACTCAATGAACCGCAGTTCGAAGCCATGCTCGCGCGCGAAGCCCGCCAGCGGGACGATCTCCGGTTCCGTGATGCCGCGAATCGCCACTGCGTTCAGGCGAATGCGGTCGAAGCCCGCCTGGCGAGCGGCAAAGATGCCGTCGATGACGCGCTGCAGCCCCTCGCGCCGCGCGATGCGCTGAAACGTCGCCTCGCTCAAACCGTCGAGACTGATGTTCAGTCGCTGCAAACCGGCCTCGCGCAAAGCTTGCGCTTGCTCGGCCAGCAGAATGCCGTTCGTGGTGAGGGCGATATCCTCAATGCCGGGGATCGCAGCCAACACGCGCACCAATTGATGCAATCGCGCCCGCACCAGCGGTTCGCCGCCGGTCAGCCGCAACTTATTGACGCCCAAGCCGGCGGCCACGGTGGCCAACCGCGCAAGCTCTTCGAACGTCAACAACTCGCTACGCGGCTTGAATCGAATATTCTCGTCCGGCATGCAATAAAAGCAGCGGATATTGCAGCGATCGGTAACGCTGATCCGAAGATTCGTATGCATCCGGCCGAAGCTGTCAACGAGCGGCATGATTCGTCAATGCGACAAAATGAAAGCGAGGACGTGCTGGGAGTTTGAAGTTTTCAGTGTTTAGTTTTCCGTGTCCGAATACTCGGTCCTCACTGAAAACTGAACACTGATAACTTCAGACTCCCACCTCCAGCATTGCCGCAACCCACGGCCTGGGCAAGTGCCGGGTTCGCCAAACTGCCTGGATTCGCCAAACCCTGCCTCAATGCTATGGCCCGCCGGTTTCGTCGAATCCGTCTTGCCCCGGCGCTTTCAATCCACGTATCCTTCGCCGCTTTCAAGATTTAAGGCTGGACCATGGGCCAGGGACGAGCCGCGTTTTTGAACTCCGAGGATTGACCGCATGTTCCCTCCGACCACGGACCTCGAACCGACGCCGCGCTCGACCGCTGCGCGCTTGGGTTGGCCCAGCCTGTTCCCGGCGTTGTTCGACTACGGCGTGCCGTTGGTGGCGCTGCTGTTCTTCACCGTCGTCGGCGTTTCGTTTTTGCACGAAGGCAAAGAGAGCCAGTGGATCGATTGCTACGTCAAGGCGTCGCGACGACTGCAAAATGCTGAGACGATTCATCGCATCGAGCCCGTGGCCTACGCCTATCCGCCGGCGATGGCGATGTTGGCAGCGCCGCTGGCGAATCTTCCTGATGATTGGTCGATCGCGGCCTGGTATGCGGTCAACGTCGTGGCAACGTGCGCCGCGTTTACGTGCGCTTGGCGACTGGCGGGCGGGCCAGGCTTGATTGGCTTCTCTTGGAAATGGCACGCCGTGTTTTGGGTCGGCGTGCTGCTTTCACTGCGATTCATGCTGGCGGCCCTGGAAAATCATCAGACGGACATGGTAATCGCCGCATTCGTGTTGGCCGGCGGCTGCCGTTATTGGCGAGGCAATGGCATCGGCGCGGCCGTATGGTGGGGCGTTGCGGCGGCCATGAAATGCACGCCGGCGCTGTTTGGCGTGTACTTGCTCTGGCGCGGACGTTGGCGTCCAGCGCTGGTCATGGCATCGATTGCGCTTTCGTTGAACTTCTTACCGGACTTGCTCTGGCCGCAGCCGGACGGCGGATCGTATGCCATGGATTGGTCGCGCACGTTTCTGTCGCGCGTCGGGCAAGACGCGCCGGGAGCTTGGTTTAGCGATGTGCTGTTGAATCAATCGCTGGCTGGGATGGTGAATCGCGTGGCGACGTTCGGCTGGCCCTGGACCAGTGCTGCGCTGTTGGATCGCGCCGTGGCCGCGCCCACATGGCCGCCGCTCTTGATGCGCGGAATTGTTTACGGCGGATCGCTGTTGTTGTTGGGCTTGAGCATCCGGCGTTGGGGTGTGATCGGCAAGCAGCCGGCTCCGGTCTTCGCGTACGAACCGCCTCCTGTCGGTTGGCACAAGTTGCACGTGGGCATGGATGTGGCGATGATCGTTTGCTTAATGCTGCTGCTCAGTCCGATGAGCAGCAAGGCGCACTACGCAGTGATGATTCTGCCGGCGCTGTTCGTGGCGCGCCGCGTCGTCGAGCGCCCCACGCGCGGCTGGCTCGCAGTCGTTGCGTGTCTCATCATTGCCGGACCGCTGACCGCGAAGGGATTGCTCGGAAAATCACTGGGCGATCTCACGCTCGCCTGGGGACTGCCGACGTGGTTCGTGGTGCTAGCACTGCTGTCGCTCTGGCGATTGCGCGACACCGCGCATGAGCGCCACCCCCGACAGAGCGGTATCGACTTGACGCCATACTCGCATAGCGCTGCGGGAAAACAGCGGTTGAGAGCCGCTTGATGCACGCCGAGGCGGCGCAGACTCCGCATTGCCGCGAATCGCTCGCGCGGCTGCTTTACAGCGCTCCGCGATTCACCGATACTACGTGCCGCTTTCGTGGCATGGTCGCCGTGCCGAGACATCCATCGGAGAGGAGTTGCGCGGATGGCCAGGTTATCGATCAACGAAATGACCACGTTTCGTTGGCCGTTCGAAGTCGATCTCGCGCGCATCGCCGCGGCCGGCATTCCCGCCGTCGGCGTCTGGCGGCAAAAGCTGTCGGATTACGGCGAGGAACGAGGGCTCGCGTTGCTGAAGCAAAGCGGGCTGTCAGTTTCGAACCTGCTGTGGGCCGGAGTCTTCACCGGCAGCGATGGCGGGACTTATCGCGATAGTCTCGAAGACACGACGCACGCCATTCGTCTGGCCGCCGCGATGAAAGCCGGCTGCCTCGTGGTTTATACCGGCGCTCGCGCCGGCCACACACACAGCCATGCCCGCCGCATCACGCGCGATGCGCTGCGCAAGGTAGCGCCGCTAGCCGCAGACCTCGGCGTGACGCTGGCACTCAAACCGATGCATGCCAGCTTCATCAGTGAATGGACGTTCCTGACTTCGGTCCAAGAGACGTTGGCGCTCATTGAGGAAATCGATCGACCCGGCATCAAAGTCGCCTTCGACACCTACCATCTGGGACACGACATCTGCCTGGAGCGCCTGCGGGAATGGGCGCCGTCGATCGCGGTCGTGCATCTAGGCGATTGCCGCGCGCTGCCCAACGGCGAAGTCAATCGTTGCCGGCTCGGCGAAGGTATTCTTCCGTTGCGCGAGATCATCGGCGCACTGTTAGCCGGCGGCTACCGCGGCGATTTCGACGTCGAGCTACTCGGCGAAGAAATCGAAACGACTGACTACGAAGAGCTAGTGGGGCACTCGAAGGACGCCTTCGAGAAGCTGCTCGATTGCCAGCCGGTGTGAATTCTCAGAACGCCGCCAAAGCGCAACACTAGTATTTTTATCTCACCTCTACTGCTGCAAAGCGCGCTTTGAACTCGCCCGTCGCTTCGTCCGCCGGTTCGCTGCGTCCCATGTTGCGGCTGGCGCTGCCGGCATTGGCGGAGCAATCGCTCGTGATGCTGATCGGTTTTTCCGATACGTTGCTGACTGGGCGCTACCTGGAAGAACAACATCTGGCCGCCATCGGGCTGATGTCATACCTGCTCTGGTTTTTCCATACGCTGTTCCAAACGGTCGGGATCGGCGCCTTGGCGATGGTCGCCCGATATAT contains the following coding sequences:
- a CDS encoding sugar phosphate isomerase/epimerase family protein, which translates into the protein MARLSINEMTTFRWPFEVDLARIAAAGIPAVGVWRQKLSDYGEERGLALLKQSGLSVSNLLWAGVFTGSDGGTYRDSLEDTTHAIRLAAAMKAGCLVVYTGARAGHTHSHARRITRDALRKVAPLAADLGVTLALKPMHASFISEWTFLTSVQETLALIEEIDRPGIKVAFDTYHLGHDICLERLREWAPSIAVVHLGDCRALPNGEVNRCRLGEGILPLREIIGALLAGGYRGDFDVELLGEEIETTDYEELVGHSKDAFEKLLDCQPV
- the moaA gene encoding GTP 3',8-cyclase MoaA → MPLVDSFGRMHTNLRISVTDRCNIRCFYCMPDENIRFKPRSELLTFEELARLATVAAGLGVNKLRLTGGEPLVRARLHQLVRVLAAIPGIEDIALTTNGILLAEQAQALREAGLQRLNISLDGLSEATFQRIARREGLQRVIDGIFAARQAGFDRIRLNAVAIRGITEPEIVPLAGFAREHGFELRFIEFMPLDAEQHWQNEQVLSGEEIRRLLEAEFGDLIPADRPDPSQPATDYYFADGIGRIGFINPVTQSFCGDCNRLRVTAEGQIRNCLFSIEEWDARALLRGGASDEQIAELLHASVGAKKAGHGINSDEFLRPARAMYQIGG
- a CDS encoding glycosyltransferase family 87 protein — translated: MFPPTTDLEPTPRSTAARLGWPSLFPALFDYGVPLVALLFFTVVGVSFLHEGKESQWIDCYVKASRRLQNAETIHRIEPVAYAYPPAMAMLAAPLANLPDDWSIAAWYAVNVVATCAAFTCAWRLAGGPGLIGFSWKWHAVFWVGVLLSLRFMLAALENHQTDMVIAAFVLAGGCRYWRGNGIGAAVWWGVAAAMKCTPALFGVYLLWRGRWRPALVMASIALSLNFLPDLLWPQPDGGSYAMDWSRTFLSRVGQDAPGAWFSDVLLNQSLAGMVNRVATFGWPWTSAALLDRAVAAPTWPPLLMRGIVYGGSLLLLGLSIRRWGVIGKQPAPVFAYEPPPVGWHKLHVGMDVAMIVCLMLLLSPMSSKAHYAVMILPALFVARRVVERPTRGWLAVVACLIIAGPLTAKGLLGKSLGDLTLAWGLPTWFVVLALLSLWRLRDTAHERHPRQSGIDLTPYSHSAAGKQRLRAA